A single window of Vigna radiata var. radiata cultivar VC1973A chromosome 4, Vradiata_ver6, whole genome shotgun sequence DNA harbors:
- the LOC106759509 gene encoding RING finger and transmembrane domain-containing protein 1, translating into MEPNNADAFRPSSSPSSSPSSRRISGILSPTNIIQAPLSALLEYSGILPSRSSNHHSHPAPDAVNNDGEVSIRIIGPAEQEQQPREEQHSPSVASGLVVGLAHSQNDAVLPSSSPRSDAAEESTGPGGDGVGRDSSYQRYDIQHAARWIEQVLPFSLLLLVVFIRQHLQGFFVTIWIAAVLFKSNDIMRKQTALKGERKIPVLIGISVGFALHVVGVYWWYQNDDLMYPLIMLPPKEIPPFWHAIFIIMVNDTLVRQAAMVVKCMLLMYYKNSRGRNYRKQGQMLTLVEYLLLLYRALLPTPVWYRFFLNKEYGSLFSSLMTGLYLTFKLTSVVEKVQSFFAAIKALSRKEMHYGAYATSEQVNAAGDLCAICQEKMHAPILLRCKHIFCEDCVSEWFERERTCPLCRALVKPADLRSFGDGSTSLFFQLF; encoded by the exons ATGGAACCCAACAACGCAGACGCTTTCCGACCTTCTTCTTCACCCTCGTCTTCCCCCAGCTCCAGGAGAATTTCCGGGATTTTGTCGCCCACAAATATCATTCAGGCTCCCTTATCGGCGCTATTGGAATATTCCGGCATCCTTCCGTCCCGCTCGTCTAACCACCACAGCCATCCAGCCCCTGACGCAGTTAACAATGACGGTGAGGTTTCGATTAGGATCATCGGTCCCGCGGAGCAGGAGCAGCAACCCCGGGAGGAACAGCATAGCCCTTCTGTCGCTTCGGGATTGGTCGTGGGACTCGCGCATTCGCAAAACGATGCCGTGTTGCCCTCCTCGTCGCCTCGCAGCGATGCTGCTGAGGAAAGCACCGGCCCTGGAGGGGACGGCGTTGGGAGAGACTCTTCTTACCAGAGATACGACATTCAGCATGCTGCCAGGTGGATTGAGCAGGTCTTGCCGTTTTCGTTGCTTCTCTTGGTTGTTTTCATAAGGCAGCATTTGCAAG GGTTTTTCGTGACAATTTGGATTGCGGCTGTGCTTTTCAAGTCGAATGATATTATGAGGAAACAGACTGCGTTGAAG GGAGAGAGGAAAATACCGGTTTTGATTGGGATTTCTGTTGGGTTCGCGCTTCATGTGGTTGGTGTTTATTGGTGGTATCAGAATGATGATCTCATGTATCCCCTGATCATGCTTCCTCCCAAGGAAATACCGCCTTTCTGGCATGCCATTTTCATCATCATGGTCAATG ATACTTTGGTCCGCCAAGCTGCAATGGTAGTCAAGTGTATGTTGTTGATGTATTACAAGAATAGCAGAGGCCGAAATTATCGTAAGCAG GGTCAAATGCTGACTTTAGTTGAATATCTCCTTCTGCTTTACCGTGCCTTGTTGCCAACACCAGTTTGGTATCGTTTCTTCCTGAACAAAGAATATGGAAGCCTCTTTTCGTCACTGATGACAGGATTGTATCTAACATTTAAACTCACGTCTGTTGTTGAAAAG GTGCAATCCTTCTTTGCTGCAATAAAGGCATTGTCACGTAAAGAAATGCACTATGGGGCTTATGCAACATCAGAGCAG GTCAATGCAGCCGGTGATCTATGTGCTATTTGTCAGGAGAAGATGCATGCCCCAATCTTACTACGTTGTAAACATATTTTCTGTGAAGACTGCGTATCAGAGTG GTTTGAGAGAGAAAGGACCTGTCCATTGTGCAGGGCTTTGGTAAAACCAGCAGACCTTAGGTCATTTGGAGATGGCTCTACTAGCTTGTTTTTCCAGTTATTCtga